In Ignavibacteriales bacterium, a single window of DNA contains:
- a CDS encoding AAA family ATPase yields the protein MSKPNPFYKNDKERQELITQRDAFKFSDPEDASKLVVLIAGKEGSGKTHLACTMNELAPVYLLDTEYRAQIVTRKFRNVKVALVRNFSEMVVAIKHIIKYQPEGTIVIDSGSDLQTFAEIEYLDRTKMEKVYPTFNWADVWGMCNAIIDEIKFSKKFNLVITTRVKEEYVGDKPTGSIVPRVYSTLPYKADIVLQYSQDKDRKLNLTKNGFTGDLSPAIQREETLSQIITKLSLTQQALKRAS from the coding sequence ATGTCTAAACCAAATCCATTCTATAAAAATGACAAGGAACGTCAAGAGTTAATCACTCAACGTGACGCCTTCAAGTTCTCTGATCCCGAAGATGCATCAAAACTGGTAGTTCTAATTGCCGGTAAAGAAGGTTCAGGGAAAACTCATCTTGCTTGCACGATGAATGAGCTTGCTCCTGTGTATTTACTCGACACTGAGTACCGTGCACAGATAGTTACTCGTAAGTTCAGGAACGTCAAGGTTGCTCTTGTGAGGAATTTCTCTGAGATGGTAGTAGCAATTAAACACATTATAAAATATCAACCGGAAGGAACAATCGTAATAGATTCCGGTTCTGATCTTCAAACATTTGCTGAGATTGAATATCTGGATAGAACCAAAATGGAAAAGGTATATCCAACGTTTAATTGGGCAGATGTCTGGGGAATGTGCAATGCAATAATTGATGAGATTAAATTTTCTAAGAAGTTTAATCTTGTTATAACTACCAGAGTGAAAGAAGAGTACGTGGGTGATAAACCAACAGGCTCTATCGTACCACGTGTTTATAGCACTCTTCCTTACAAAGCTGATATCGTTCTTCAATATTCTCAGGATAAAGACCGTAAGCTTAACCTAACGAAGAACGGTTTCACCGGCGATCTATCCCCTGCCATTCAACGGGAAGAAACATTATCTCAAATAATAACTAAGCTGTCTTTGACTCAACAAGCATTAAAGAGAGCGTCTTAA
- a CDS encoding DUF932 domain-containing protein produces the protein MNNPYAEIEVTPLFSRDGMHSQGRSVRIRDEDEKTGWNEIGVVSPNYLLVHNTRVKNVVDQIAERSKIDDWKMRKCFFDGRRFVYSLSTDNITAEISPGDCIRFGLIAHNSYDGSLAVSVGAYAEHLVCSNGMTSETFFSRFTFKHQKGNVNWDEQTEKAFLTLMPTSKSKLANLAFTLGKLNRKQLTIPDLKILRKEFLKEFNLSSWGKVMDQYLMHEKHTAFGLLDAATRIFWHNEKPTITDYRNNSYATDALISFAQRLN, from the coding sequence ATGAACAATCCATATGCTGAAATAGAAGTTACACCCTTGTTTTCCAGAGATGGAATGCATTCACAAGGCAGGTCTGTACGCATCAGAGATGAAGATGAAAAGACTGGCTGGAATGAGATAGGTGTAGTCTCACCTAATTATTTACTCGTCCATAATACAAGAGTAAAGAATGTTGTCGATCAGATAGCTGAACGATCAAAGATTGATGACTGGAAGATGCGGAAATGTTTTTTCGATGGTCGAAGATTCGTTTACTCACTTTCAACCGATAATATCACCGCAGAAATCTCTCCCGGTGACTGTATACGGTTCGGTTTAATCGCTCATAACAGTTACGACGGCTCACTTGCAGTATCTGTCGGTGCATATGCCGAACATCTTGTATGCAGTAACGGTATGACGAGTGAAACATTCTTCTCTCGTTTTACATTCAAGCATCAGAAAGGCAATGTCAACTGGGATGAGCAAACGGAGAAGGCATTTCTGACACTCATGCCAACCTCTAAATCAAAGCTTGCCAATCTTGCATTTACACTCGGCAAGCTAAACCGCAAACAATTGACCATACCTGACCTTAAGATATTACGGAAAGAATTCCTCAAAGAATTCAATCTGAGTTCTTGGGGAAAAGTTATGGATCAATACCTTATGCATGAAAAGCATACCGCATTTGGTTTACTCGATGCCGCTACAAGGATATTCTGGCACAACGAGAAGCCAACCATAACTGATTATCGCAACAATAGCTATGCAACTGATGCGTTAATCTCATTCGCTCAACGATTAAACTAA
- a CDS encoding AAA family ATPase: MSTSNTQTPKSIDIKSLDTIMKDNDKAPSPIIDDGILLDKTLLLVFGQPKAKKTFLCLNMGLAIAQGKSFAGFKIPGAQKVLFLSAEGGYYPIRDRIKTMVTDIKEEHRNNFKMCFNARLNLMVEEDLDLIVEHIDAYKPKVLIIDPFVRFHDNDENSASEMSKVLGNIRHLIEQYNLSIILVHHAGKDNTRGLRGSSAIVGEYDSSIHIANSGETSSLSFDMRHVKTPEDRKIIFDDKTLWFDVFLNETPVVNVIKAIGSSATKKEIVDILMNEHSYSDSGAYKAIDRAVAKNLITTKDGTYSLQ; this comes from the coding sequence ATGAGTACAAGTAATACACAAACGCCAAAAAGCATCGATATAAAATCGCTTGATACCATAATGAAGGATAATGATAAAGCTCCCAGCCCTATTATCGATGACGGAATCCTCTTGGATAAAACATTATTGTTAGTATTTGGTCAACCAAAAGCTAAAAAAACATTTCTCTGTTTAAATATGGGATTGGCAATAGCTCAGGGTAAATCATTCGCTGGTTTTAAAATACCAGGAGCACAGAAGGTGTTATTTCTATCAGCTGAGGGTGGTTATTACCCTATCCGTGATAGGATAAAAACAATGGTTACTGATATAAAGGAAGAACATAGGAATAACTTCAAGATGTGCTTTAATGCAAGATTAAATCTGATGGTCGAAGAGGATCTGGATCTTATTGTAGAACATATTGATGCATATAAGCCAAAAGTTCTTATCATTGACCCATTTGTTCGTTTCCATGATAATGATGAAAATTCAGCAAGTGAAATGTCGAAAGTCCTCGGCAACATCCGGCACCTAATCGAGCAGTATAATCTTTCGATTATACTGGTTCATCATGCCGGAAAAGATAATACAAGAGGATTAAGAGGTTCATCTGCTATTGTCGGTGAATACGATTCGAGTATTCATATCGCTAATAGCGGTGAAACGAGCAGTCTGTCATTCGATATGCGACACGTGAAGACACCTGAAGACCGGAAGATCATTTTCGATGATAAAACATTATGGTTCGATGTTTTTTTAAATGAAACTCCAGTCGTCAATGTTATCAAGGCAATCGGTTCGAGTGCCACCAAGAAGGAGATAGTGGATATATTAATGAATGAGCATTCATATTCAGACAGCGGCGCATATAAGGCAATTGACCGTGCAGTTGCGAAGAATCTGATTACTACAAAGGACGGAACATATTCACTTCAGTAA
- a CDS encoding DUF262 domain-containing protein yields the protein MKATLFKEVGYSLSKLIHDIDMGEIGLPDIQRPFVWNASKVRDLFDSMFKGFPVGYLLFWSNGTGNGARQIGTSKKQKIPRLLIVDGQQRLTSLYAVIKGKPVLTDDYSEDHIHIAFRPSDLKFEVADAAIKRDPEYIPDISALWANGSSSYIYIKKFLSDLREHREVSQTEENQLSSAIDRLYDIQNYPFTALELSSNIDEEHVAEVFVRINSKGVTLNQADFILTLMSVFWDEGRAQLEHFCKDARNPTDGKPSSFNHYIKPEPDQILRAAVGLGFRRARLKFVYSILRGKDMETDEFSDERRIEQFEVLKKAQSYALDLQNWHDFLKTLLRAGYRGGEMITSEVAFIYSYTLFLIGKKEFKIQPFILRDLIARWFFMSSLTGRYTGSPESRMEGDFVKLRSSKNTESFIGLLNSIIDDTLTEDYWNITLPNELATSSPNSPAMYAYFASLCLLDANVLFSKLKVAELLDPSLRTKKSSTERHHLFPKNYLKKKNITEKNDTNQIANYALVEWSDNINISDLSPTEYYPLYVQRFNREELERMTYWHCLPDNWINMNYELFLNERRKLMANIIRKGFESLNR from the coding sequence ATGAAAGCAACATTATTTAAAGAAGTCGGTTATTCACTCTCAAAGCTAATTCATGATATTGATATGGGAGAAATTGGTTTACCCGATATTCAACGTCCATTTGTATGGAACGCGTCAAAGGTCAGAGATTTATTTGACTCTATGTTTAAAGGTTTTCCTGTTGGTTATTTATTATTTTGGTCAAATGGGACAGGTAATGGTGCTCGACAAATAGGAACATCAAAAAAACAAAAAATACCTAGGCTTTTAATTGTCGATGGCCAACAGCGTTTAACATCATTATATGCCGTGATTAAAGGGAAACCAGTTCTAACTGATGATTACTCGGAAGATCATATACATATTGCATTTCGACCGAGTGACTTAAAATTCGAAGTTGCTGATGCAGCAATTAAAAGAGATCCAGAGTACATTCCTGATATTTCAGCATTATGGGCAAATGGATCGTCTTCGTATATATATATTAAAAAATTTCTTTCGGACCTACGTGAGCATAGAGAGGTATCGCAGACTGAAGAGAATCAGTTATCTTCAGCGATAGATAGATTATATGATATCCAGAACTATCCCTTTACCGCACTTGAATTATCATCGAATATAGATGAAGAACACGTTGCCGAAGTGTTTGTCCGTATTAACAGCAAGGGTGTTACGCTAAATCAAGCAGATTTTATCCTGACGTTAATGTCAGTATTTTGGGATGAAGGCCGTGCACAGTTGGAACATTTTTGTAAAGATGCCCGTAATCCAACTGATGGTAAACCTTCATCATTTAATCATTACATCAAGCCTGAACCGGATCAAATATTAAGAGCAGCGGTTGGTCTAGGATTTAGACGAGCCCGATTAAAATTTGTGTATTCCATACTTCGTGGTAAAGATATGGAAACTGATGAATTTTCAGATGAAAGACGCATCGAGCAATTTGAGGTGTTAAAAAAAGCGCAATCATATGCTCTTGATCTTCAAAATTGGCATGACTTTTTAAAAACCTTATTACGTGCTGGTTATCGGGGTGGTGAAATGATAACGTCTGAGGTTGCTTTTATTTATTCTTATACCTTATTTCTAATTGGAAAAAAAGAATTCAAAATTCAACCCTTTATATTAAGAGATCTTATTGCCAGATGGTTTTTCATGTCATCACTTACCGGAAGATATACAGGATCGCCGGAATCTAGAATGGAGGGCGATTTTGTAAAGTTGCGATCCTCAAAAAATACTGAATCATTTATTGGCCTTTTAAATAGTATCATAGATGATACGTTAACGGAGGACTATTGGAATATTACACTGCCTAATGAATTAGCCACTTCGTCTCCCAATAGTCCTGCTATGTACGCGTATTTTGCATCGCTATGTTTGCTAGATGCAAATGTACTATTTTCGAAGTTAAAAGTTGCAGAACTTCTTGACCCTAGTCTAAGAACAAAGAAATCATCGACTGAGAGACACCATTTATTCCCCAAGAATTATTTAAAAAAGAAAAATATTACTGAGAAAAATGATACAAATCAGATCGCCAATTATGCGCTGGTCGAATGGTCTGATAATATTAATATCTCTGATCTTTCCCCAACGGAGTATTATCCTCTATATGTTCAAAGATTTAACAGGGAGGAACTTGAGCGTATGACTTATTGGCATTGTCTTCCGGATAATTGGATTAATATGAATTATGAATTATTTTTGAATGAACGTAGGAAGTTAATGGCAAATATAATTCGGAAAGGTTTTGAAAGTTTGAATAGGTGA
- a CDS encoding nucleotide pyrophosphohydrolase produces MEKSIAKKSDVDIITEWLITFRDERNWKQFHNSKDLALAISIEAAELNELFLWKNSDEVNEKKLKMELADVLIYSLLLASKHNLDIKEIIKEKLEDNSKKYPVDKSKGTAKKYNEL; encoded by the coding sequence ATGGAAAAGAGTATTGCCAAAAAATCAGACGTTGATATTATTACTGAATGGTTGATAACATTTAGAGATGAACGTAACTGGAAGCAATTTCACAATTCAAAAGACCTTGCATTAGCCATTTCAATAGAAGCTGCCGAACTCAATGAATTATTCCTTTGGAAAAATTCCGATGAAGTCAACGAGAAAAAATTGAAAATGGAATTAGCGGATGTGTTAATTTATTCTTTGCTACTTGCATCAAAACACAATCTTGATATAAAGGAAATAATCAAAGAAAAATTGGAAGATAATTCAAAAAAATATCCAGTTGATAAGTCAAAAGGAACAGCAAAAAAATACAATGAGTTATAA
- a CDS encoding T9SS type A sorting domain-containing protein yields the protein MLGQEVITVLDENRIAGRHNVRVDGSSLSSGIYFYRLQTKDFIDTKKLLLMK from the coding sequence ATGCTTGGACAAGAAGTAATAACAGTGTTGGATGAAAACAGGATTGCAGGTAGACACAATGTGAGAGTAGATGGCTCATCTCTGTCCAGTGGCATATATTTCTACCGGCTTCAAACAAAAGATTTTATTGATACGAAAAAACTTTTATTGATGAAGTAA
- a CDS encoding tetratricopeptide repeat protein gives MTIIVSLKDIVIDPNKDIDLTGMSEEKAIELIQKSYGFLSSAINVKIIDGKAVINFPDEQKHKVDKALEINREAVSNAEKGKYKRAIQLFQQVLEVLPNHIEARRNLGMAHMEIGQYDEAKNYLIDVLRIEPKDTWSYLLLGNIYSKHEHDLKTAEKFYLKTYELNPKDSYMLNNYAALLLELEKFNEAENLFTEALSINPKYPNSYYGLALSYSSQGRIELALATLNDLFKNASGEDLRSVPVYQNARELYFELNVKIANKNLSMITSFIEDRKINLETLGNHPIKMIEDNNLENVTARTQMAWKHNRDYHEIKFKKIERLIIPHILAHEMEHISLEHEARKIGRNRIFMSTSENRKIAINSIGDHVYKLKSMGFSENSITDTTLKLVHGLTNQLFNIPLDMVIEKRLFQEFDVLRPSQFISLFNFAEQNLNVFTNADIKRLTPELIYRANITMNVAYALCIDSLYQGRTNYSLPYKNSNYYSNGEKLFQLWLDTENNYRHGDEYLLVDKFARVLKLQDWYSIDIDEAEEIVGEGATNPELLKQKEPATVMYLLSAMKRFEKMHKDDIYKVAGEIALLGRTGIDYTKSNKRYSLQSIPEEQFTGLQLLAMMYVGFQNIDPSLNVGLDFKDAYQTALKLYSKSEEE, from the coding sequence ATGACAATAATAGTATCACTTAAAGACATAGTAATTGACCCAAATAAGGATATTGACCTTACTGGCATGTCTGAGGAAAAAGCAATTGAATTGATTCAAAAATCTTATGGCTTCTTATCGAGCGCAATCAATGTAAAAATAATTGATGGTAAAGCGGTTATCAATTTTCCTGATGAACAAAAACACAAAGTCGATAAAGCTTTAGAGATAAATAGAGAAGCTGTTAGCAATGCAGAGAAGGGTAAATACAAAAGAGCGATTCAGTTATTTCAGCAAGTCTTGGAAGTATTGCCTAACCATATAGAAGCCCGCAGAAATCTTGGTATGGCACATATGGAAATTGGACAATACGACGAAGCCAAAAATTATCTGATTGACGTTTTAAGAATAGAGCCAAAAGATACATGGTCTTATTTGCTTTTGGGGAATATATATTCAAAACATGAACATGATTTAAAAACTGCTGAAAAATTTTATCTTAAGACCTATGAGCTTAATCCCAAAGATTCATACATGCTAAACAACTATGCGGCTCTATTGTTGGAATTAGAAAAATTTAATGAAGCTGAAAATCTTTTCACGGAAGCATTATCTATTAATCCCAAATACCCAAATTCATATTACGGATTAGCCCTCTCATACTCAAGTCAAGGGCGAATAGAATTAGCCCTTGCTACTCTGAATGACCTATTTAAGAATGCATCGGGTGAAGATTTAAGGAGTGTGCCAGTATATCAAAACGCACGAGAGCTTTATTTTGAATTAAATGTAAAGATTGCAAATAAAAATCTGAGTATGATAACAAGTTTTATTGAGGACAGAAAGATTAATCTTGAAACATTAGGTAATCACCCAATAAAGATGATTGAAGATAATAATCTTGAAAATGTTACGGCTCGTACTCAAATGGCGTGGAAACATAACCGTGATTATCATGAAATCAAGTTCAAAAAAATAGAACGTCTGATTATTCCACACATTTTGGCACACGAAATGGAACATATATCTCTGGAGCATGAAGCGAGAAAAATTGGAAGAAATCGAATTTTTATGTCAACCTCAGAGAATAGAAAAATAGCAATTAATTCTATTGGTGACCATGTTTATAAATTAAAGTCTATGGGGTTTTCAGAAAACAGTATAACCGACACGACTTTGAAATTGGTTCATGGATTGACTAACCAATTATTCAATATACCGCTTGATATGGTCATTGAAAAAAGATTATTCCAAGAATTTGATGTTTTACGACCAAGTCAATTCATTTCACTCTTTAATTTTGCTGAACAAAATCTGAATGTTTTCACGAATGCTGATATAAAACGATTAACACCTGAATTAATTTACAGAGCTAATATTACTATGAATGTTGCTTATGCGCTTTGCATTGATTCTTTATATCAGGGTCGTACCAATTATTCTTTACCATATAAGAATTCAAATTATTATAGTAACGGGGAAAAATTATTTCAGCTCTGGTTGGATACAGAAAATAATTACCGACACGGTGATGAATATCTATTGGTTGATAAATTTGCTAGAGTATTAAAACTACAAGATTGGTATAGCATTGATATTGATGAGGCGGAAGAAATTGTAGGAGAAGGTGCAACAAATCCAGAGTTATTAAAACAAAAAGAACCCGCAACTGTAATGTATTTATTATCTGCAATGAAACGGTTTGAGAAAATGCATAAAGATGATATTTACAAAGTTGCTGGAGAAATTGCATTATTAGGACGAACGGGAATTGATTATACAAAATCAAATAAACGATATTCACTTCAGTCTATACCAGAAGAGCAATTTACTGGTTTGCAATTATTAGCAATGATGTATGTTGGTTTTCAAAACATTGACCCATCTCTAAATGTCGGACTTGACTTTAAGGATGCGTATCAAACAGCGTTGAAACTTTATTCTAAATCAGAAGAAGAATAA
- a CDS encoding DUF2075 domain-containing protein: MRLYSGSSEQYIQDTMQNQIAEKLKTSFFNHYRFYPSDSEINSWKSSLRAVKDIFQMGNLYEQGIILEYQLPMTSKRLDCLICGRDKTNDDNAVIIELKQWNKCDEASGDNEVSTYVGGAVREVLHPSAQVGQYKMYLEDSHTAFYELPNPIKLNACSYLHNYNYYKEDVIFDNKYSKILKLYPLFTGDDTKLFKDYLVEKLEQGGGLEVLDRIEKSRYRASKKLMEHVSEVIKGKSEYILLDSQKVVYDKVLSIAKDGFHDKQKVVLVVKGGAGTGKSVIALNLMADLLQKGYNTHYATGSKAFTNTLWDIIGKRGAAQFKYFNSYIDAKSNEIDVLICDESHRVRETSNSQFTKANKRSDLYQIEEIIRSSKVIVFFIDDNQVVRPKEVGSVEYIKDFAEKYKCKIFEYELEHQFRCNGSDAFINWINNTLEIKRTANVLWDSKDEFDFKIFDDVSELEKVIVEKANNNVTARMTAGFCWKWSDPNEIGGLTNDVRVGSFERPWNAKPRDQRKENKYVKLLDGVPEAPLWNINPKGVDQIGCIYTAQGFEFDYVGVIIGKDLIYNFDKQSWEGHAEESHDTIVRRSGNKFLDLIKSSYYVLLTRGMKGCYVYFMDKDTEKFFKSRMEK; the protein is encoded by the coding sequence ATGAGACTTTACTCCGGATCCTCTGAGCAATATATTCAAGATACGATGCAAAATCAGATTGCAGAAAAATTGAAAACCTCTTTTTTCAATCATTACAGATTTTATCCTTCTGATAGTGAAATCAATTCTTGGAAATCTTCACTTCGTGCAGTAAAAGATATTTTCCAAATGGGAAATCTATATGAGCAAGGTATAATACTTGAATACCAATTGCCCATGACTTCTAAAAGACTTGATTGCCTAATTTGTGGCAGGGACAAAACAAATGACGACAACGCTGTGATAATTGAATTGAAGCAATGGAATAAATGCGACGAAGCAAGTGGTGATAACGAAGTCTCAACATACGTTGGAGGCGCTGTGAGAGAAGTGCTACATCCATCAGCACAAGTCGGTCAATATAAAATGTATTTAGAAGATAGCCATACTGCGTTTTATGAATTGCCTAACCCAATAAAATTGAATGCATGTAGTTATCTACATAATTACAATTATTATAAAGAGGATGTTATTTTTGATAATAAATATTCAAAAATACTAAAGTTATATCCGCTTTTCACTGGAGATGATACTAAATTGTTCAAGGATTATTTAGTTGAAAAACTTGAACAAGGTGGTGGTTTAGAAGTACTTGACCGAATTGAAAAGAGCAGGTATCGGGCAAGTAAAAAATTGATGGAGCATGTGTCAGAAGTAATTAAGGGTAAGTCAGAATATATTTTGCTGGATTCTCAGAAAGTCGTGTATGACAAAGTACTCTCAATTGCAAAAGATGGTTTCCATGATAAACAAAAAGTTGTTCTAGTCGTAAAAGGCGGCGCGGGAACAGGAAAATCTGTAATTGCATTAAATCTAATGGCAGACCTTCTACAAAAAGGGTACAACACACACTATGCAACTGGCTCAAAAGCTTTTACCAATACTTTGTGGGATATAATCGGCAAGAGAGGTGCTGCTCAATTCAAATATTTCAACAGTTATATAGATGCTAAGTCAAATGAAATTGATGTGCTAATTTGTGATGAATCCCATCGTGTAAGGGAGACAAGTAATTCCCAATTTACTAAGGCTAACAAGAGGTCGGATTTATACCAGATTGAAGAAATAATTCGTTCATCAAAAGTAATCGTGTTTTTTATTGATGATAATCAAGTTGTGCGTCCAAAGGAAGTTGGCTCTGTGGAATACATCAAAGATTTTGCAGAGAAATATAAATGCAAAATATTTGAATATGAACTTGAACACCAATTTAGATGTAACGGTTCGGATGCATTCATTAACTGGATAAATAATACTTTAGAAATAAAACGCACAGCGAATGTTCTATGGGACAGCAAGGATGAATTTGATTTTAAAATTTTTGATGATGTAAGTGAATTAGAAAAAGTAATTGTTGAAAAAGCTAATAATAATGTTACTGCTAGAATGACTGCGGGCTTTTGCTGGAAATGGTCAGACCCAAATGAGATTGGAGGCTTGACTAACGATGTCCGCGTTGGGTCATTTGAAAGACCTTGGAATGCAAAACCACGTGACCAAAGAAAAGAAAATAAGTATGTAAAATTATTAGATGGAGTTCCTGAAGCTCCACTATGGAATATTAATCCCAAAGGAGTAGACCAAATTGGTTGTATCTACACTGCTCAAGGATTTGAATTTGATTATGTTGGGGTGATTATTGGCAAAGACTTAATTTATAACTTTGATAAACAAAGTTGGGAAGGTCACGCTGAAGAATCACATGATACTATCGTTAGACGTTCAGGTAATAAATTTTTAGATTTAATTAAAAGTTCTTACTACGTTCTACTTACACGTGGAATGAAGGGTTGCTATGTGTATTTTATGGATAAAGATACTGAGAAATTTTTTAAGAGTAGAATGGAAAAATAA